A window of the Oncorhynchus kisutch isolate 150728-3 linkage group LG12, Okis_V2, whole genome shotgun sequence genome harbors these coding sequences:
- the papola gene encoding poly(A) polymerase alpha, giving the protein MPFPSTNQVLLGRETPKHYGITSPISLAQAKEADLVLTHRLTEALKPYGVFEEELELQRRIHVLGKLNTLVKEWIRDVSETKNLPASVIETVGGKIFTFGSYRLGVHTKGADIDALCVAPRHVERTDFFSSFLDKLKEQEEVKDLRAVEEAFVPVIKLSFDSIEIDILFARLALQTIPENLDLRDDGLLKNLDIRCIRSLNGCRVTDEILHLVPNIENFRLTLRTIKLWAKRHNIYSNILGFLGGVSWAMLVARTCQLYPNAVASTLVHKFFLVFSKWEWPNPVLLKQPEDCNLNLPVWDPRVTPSDRYHLMPIITPAYPQQNSTYNVSASTRAVMVDEFKQGLAITDEILQSKAEWSKLFEAPNFFQKYKHYIVLLASAPTEKQHLEWVGLVESKIRILVGNLEKNEFITLAHVNPQSFPGPKESREQEEVSTMWVIGVIFKKMEASENLNVDLTIDIQSFTDTVYRQAMNSKMFEADMKIQAMHVKRRQLHQLLPNLVMPKRRKHSTEGLRQMNDSSLDLSLDSDNSMSVPSPTAMPATVPTSTPVKCGPLGPPPSPLAAAADQPEAPAVKRPGSPMQEERKRFKSDAEDSAVEKKPSGDTVPTSMTPSPPPTMGPPAAPRTSRQEMLEEEDPSPVPETGTTENGAAAGEECTTVEAQVNEDSMSEEIPASEGEGKIEADIKQMVSADLSDVPLLPANPIPVVKNSIKLRLSR; this is encoded by the exons ATGCCCTT TCCGTCTACAAACCAGGTGTTGTTGGGTCGGGAAACACCCAAGCACTATGGGATCACTTCTCCTATCAGCCTCGCCCAAGCCAAGGAGGCTGACCTGGTCCTCACACACAGGCTGACTGAGGCCCTGAAACCATACGGGGTGTTTGAAGAGGAGCTGGAACTACAGCGCAG AATACATGTGTTGGGAAAACTGAACACACTGGTGAAGGAATGGATCCGTGATGTCAGTGAGACAAAG AATCTGCCTGCCTCAGTGATTGAAACGGTTGGAGGGAAGATCTTCACATTTGGGTCCTACAGGTTAGGAGTCCACACTAAAG GTGCTGACATTGATGCCCTGTGTGTGGCTCCTCGGCATGTGGAGAGAACAGACTTCTTCTCCTCGTTCCTGGACAAGCtgaaggagcaggaggaggtcAAAGATTTGAGG GCTGTTGAGGAGGCATTTGTCCCCGTGATAAAGCTGTCTTTCGACAGCATTGAG ATCGATATCCTGTTTGCTCGGTTAGCGTTGCAAACCATCCCAGAGAATCTGGACCTCCGAGATGACGGGCTGCTGAAGAACCTTGACATCCGCTGCATTAGGAGTCTCAATG gtTGTAGAGTTACAGATGAAATCCTCCATCTTGTGCCCAACATTGAGAACTTCAGACTGACACTGAGGACCATCAAGCTGTGGGCTAAAC GTCATAACATCTACAGTAACATCCTGGGCTTCCTGGGTGGTGTCTCCTGGGCCATGCTGGTAGCCAGGACCTGCCAGCTCTACCCCAACGCCGTGGCCTCCACCCTCGTACACAAGTTCTTCCTCGTCTTCTCCAAATG GGAATGGCCCAACCCTGTTCTCCTGAAGCAGCCAGAGGACTGCAACCTGAACCTGCCAGTCTGGGACCCCAGG GTGACCCCCAGTGACCGGTACCACCTGATGCCCATCATCACACCAGCCTACCCCCAGCAGAACTCTACCTACAACGTCTCTGCCTCTACGCGTGCCGTCATGGTGGACGAGTTCAAACAGG GTCTGGCCATCACAGATGAAATTTTGCAGAGTAAAGCAGAGTGGTCCAAACTATTTGAAGCACCAAACTTCTTTCAGAAATACAA GCATTATATTGTGTTGCTAGCAAGCGCCCCCACCGAGAAGCAGCACCTGGAGTG GGTTGGTCTGGTTGAGTCTAAGATCAGGATCTTGGTAGGAAACCTGGAGAAGAATGAGTTCATAACGTTGGCCCATGTCAACCCCCAGTCATTCCCTGGACCCAAGGAAAGCAGGGAGCA AGAGGAGGTCAGCACCATGTGGGTGATAGGGGTTATCTTTAAGAAGATGGAGGCATCAGAGAACCTCAACGTTGACCTGACCATTGACATCCAGTCCTTTACTGACACGG TGTACCGGCAGGCGATGAACAGCAAGATGTTTGAGGCGGACATGAAGATCCAGGCCATGCATGTGAAGAGGAGACAACTTCACCAGCTACTGCCCAACCTGGTCATGCCCAAACGCAGGAAG CACTCGACAGAGGGGCTTCGTCAGATGAATGACAGTAGTCTGGACCTATCGTTAGACAGTGACAACAGTATGTCTGTGCCATCCCCCACGGCCATGCCAGCCACTGTGCCCACGTCAACCCCAGTGAAGTGTGGCCCACTAGGTCCCCCTCCAAGTCCCCTTGCGGCTGCAGCCGACCAGCCTGAGGCCCCAGCTGTGAAGAGACCTGGCTCCCCTATGCAGGAAGAGAGGAAGCGGTTCAAATCAGATGCTGAG GATTCAGCTGTTGAGAAAAAGCCTTCAGGAGACACAGTCCCCACAAGCATGACCCCCTCTCCTCCGCCCACCATGGGCCCCCCAGCGGCCCCCCGCACCTCTCGCCAGGAGATGCTGGAGGAGGAggacccctccccagtcccagaGACTGGGACAACAGAGAATGGGGCAGCTGCCGGAGAGGAGTGCACCACTGTGGAGGCACAG GTCAATGAGGACAGTATGTCCGAGGAGATACCTGCTTCTGAAGGGGAAGGCAAGATTGAGGCAGATATTAAG CAAATGGTCAGTGCGGATCTGTCTGATGTGCCCCTCCTGCCAGCCAACCCAATTCCAGTGGTGAAGAACTCTATAAAGCTTCGCCTCAGCaggtag